The sequence CGCGCGAAGTCCATCCGGTACTGGCCCCCATAGGGGTACGGCTCGGTGCGGGCGTAGCCGAAGACGCCGACGCCTCCATTCGCCATGTAGTGCTGGTACCAGGCTCCCTGGACGATGAGCACCTGGGCGCCAGCCACGGGCCACTCCTCGAGCTGGAGCATGTTGGGCCCCAGCGAGCCCCCGTTGAAGTCCTGCACCATGCCGCGGCTGATGGAGGAGTCCCACCGGTGCCGGTCCGCGCCACCGCCGTTGTCGACGGGGAAGCCGCCGACGTGGGTGAAGCCGATGGCCATCCACTTGTCATAGAAGCGGCCATACACGTAGCCGGCCTCGCCGCGGCCGTCCGCGAGTCCGAGGGCTCCCAGGCCACCCTCCCAGACGCCGTTCATGAAGTGCTGGACCTGGCCGTTGCCCCACCGGTGCACGTAGGGCCCGCCGCCCCAGTCCCGGGGCTGCCCCATGAGGTTCCGGGCCGTGTCGACTCGGTGGAACGCCCGCAGGAAGGGGTCGGGTGACTGCAGCGCTCCGCAGGAGGGCGGAGAGACCCATCCCGTTGGCCAGCTCTCGTCACCCACCGGGAGCACCTGCCACACGGCCCGCTGGGCGGGCCCCGCCCGGCCATTGAAATTGGCGAAGACGTTGTAGGCGAGCTTCGTGGCACCCCCGCCGCAGTTGGCTTGCGGCACCTGCCTCAACCCGAACCAGTTCCATCCGCGCGGGTCCGGCTGGTTGCGCTCCTCCTCGTCACGCCACGAGTACCAGTACACGCGCTGGAACTGCTGCTCGTAGCGCTTGAGCGTCTCCAGCACGTACCTCAGCTCGGCGGCATGGGTGGCCTGCCGCCAGTAGTACACCTGCGAGCCGTTCCGGTTGGGGCCGAAGCCCACCTCCGTCACGTAGACGGGCTGGCCCGAGGGCACGAGCTCCCGGCCCGCGCTGTCGCGAAGGGACCGGATGCTGAGGATGACGTCCTCGAAGTTGCCGCCAGCATAGGAGAACCCCTTCTGCGAGGGCGGCACGTTGAGGTTGCCGTACGCGTGCATCCCGATGGCGTCACCCGGCAGCACGTTGCGCCCCTGGGCCGCCTTGAAGTTGCGGACGGGCGTGGAGTCGTAGACCTGCCGGAACAGGATGTCGTCGTCCCACCGGGACAGGGCGCCCATGATGATTTTGCGGGTGCCGCCATGCCCCTTGTAGTGCTCGTAGGCACGCACGCACAGCAGCGCGAACTCCTCGCCCATGAAGCTGCCCGTCGAGGGGCGCCGCATGTCATAGACGTCGGGCTCGTTCCAGATTTCCCATCCCTCGACGCCATACGGCGTGCCATTCACGTTGGTGTACGTCGCGTCGTGCCAGTCGAGGGCCTCCTTGAAGATGGGCACGAACCGGTTGTCGAAGTCCTGGACGCTGAAGGTGTCCACGGGCTTGACGCTCTTGTTGAGCATCGAGTTCACCGTCAACACGCCGATGACGCGGATGCCCCGCTCGCCGGCCCACTGGACGATGTTCTTGTACGCGGTGAGGTACCTGGTCCGCTCGTTCGCGTCGCTCGGATAGATGAACTCGACCCGGATGGTGGTCGTCCCGATGCTCTTGAGGTCATCGAGCTGGCGCGTCCCGAGCTGCTGGATGCTCGTGATGTCCGTGTATATCCAGCCGGTGACGACGCCCGTCTCCAGCGCCCGGGACGTCATGGGTGACAGGGCGCAAAGACACAGCAGTAGCAGGGCCAGGACGTGGCGTCCGGCCCGAGGCTTGAACAACGACATGTGGTGATTCCCCCTCTTGAGACGGAAGGGCAGAAACCCTTCCGTCTCACCAACCTACACCGGAATGAATCAGTCACCAGGTTTCATTTCGGCAAACGCGCGGACATGAGCGCGTTGAGCTCGGGGTAGGGGAGGGCGCCCTCGAAGAGCCCGGGCGTGGCTCCGTCGCGCAGGAAGGCGGTGGTCAGCGCCGCCGCCCTTCCAAGGACCGCCGT comes from Pyxidicoccus parkwaysis and encodes:
- a CDS encoding LGFP repeat-containing protein; this encodes MSLFKPRAGRHVLALLLLCLCALSPMTSRALETGVVTGWIYTDITSIQQLGTRQLDDLKSIGTTTIRVEFIYPSDANERTRYLTAYKNIVQWAGERGIRVIGVLTVNSMLNKSVKPVDTFSVQDFDNRFVPIFKEALDWHDATYTNVNGTPYGVEGWEIWNEPDVYDMRRPSTGSFMGEEFALLCVRAYEHYKGHGGTRKIIMGALSRWDDDILFRQVYDSTPVRNFKAAQGRNVLPGDAIGMHAYGNLNVPPSQKGFSYAGGNFEDVILSIRSLRDSAGRELVPSGQPVYVTEVGFGPNRNGSQVYYWRQATHAAELRYVLETLKRYEQQFQRVYWYSWRDEEERNQPDPRGWNWFGLRQVPQANCGGGATKLAYNVFANFNGRAGPAQRAVWQVLPVGDESWPTGWVSPPSCGALQSPDPFLRAFHRVDTARNLMGQPRDWGGGPYVHRWGNGQVQHFMNGVWEGGLGALGLADGRGEAGYVYGRFYDKWMAIGFTHVGGFPVDNGGGADRHRWDSSISRGMVQDFNGGSLGPNMLQLEEWPVAGAQVLIVQGAWYQHYMANGGVGVFGYARTEPYPYGGQYRMDFARGYMIQDPATGVVQHYF